A region of Zootoca vivipara chromosome 15, rZooViv1.1, whole genome shotgun sequence DNA encodes the following proteins:
- the SLC25A37 gene encoding mitoferrin-1 isoform X2, with the protein MVSYKLLCCISANGMAGSLATLLHDGVMNPAEVVKQRMQMYNSPYKTVLECIRTVHRTEGMGAFYRSYSTQLTMNIPFQAIHFITYEFMQEQFNPRRQYNPSTHILSGAVAGAVAAAATTPLDVCKTLLNTQENVVLSSVNVSGHLSGMANAFRTVYQLGGVAGYFKGVQARVIYQMPSTAISWSVYEFFKYALTKRELEKGTPC; encoded by the exons ATGGTCTCTTATAAGTTGCTGTGCTGTATTTCTGCAAATG GAATGGCTGGGAGCTTAGCTACCCTACTCCATGATGGTGTTATGAATCCAGCTGAAG TGGTGAAGCAGCGCATGCAGATGTACAATTCTCCGTACAAGACCGTCCTGGAGTGCATCCGGACGGTGCATAGGACGGAAGGGATGGGTGCCTTCTACCGGAGCTACAGCACCCAGCTCACCATGAACATCCCCTTCCAAGCCATTCACTTCATCACCTATGAGTTCATGCAGGAGCAGTTCAACCCCCGCCGGCAGTACAATCCCAGCACGCACATCCTCTCGGGGGCTGTGGCTGGGGCTGTGGCGGCTGCCGCCACGACTCCCCTGGACGTCTGCAAGACTCTTCTCAACACGCAAGAGAACGTGGTGTTGAGCTCTGTGAACGTTAGCGGACATCTCTCCGGAATGGCCAATGCCTTTAGGACAGTGTACCAGCTGGGGGGCGTCGCTGGGTATTTTAAGGGGGTCCAGGCAAGGGTGATCTACCAGATGCCTTCAACTGCCATTTCCTGGTCTGTGTATGAATTCTTCAAATATGCACTTACAAAGCGTGAACTGGAGAAAGGGACGCCGTGCTGA